A window of Syngnathoides biaculeatus isolate LvHL_M chromosome 9, ASM1980259v1, whole genome shotgun sequence contains these coding sequences:
- the lsm6 gene encoding U6 snRNA-associated Sm-like protein LSm6, translating into MSLRKQTPSDFLKQIIGRPVVVKLNSGVDYRGVLACLDGYMNIAIEQTEEYVNGQLKNKYGDAFLRGNNVLYISTQKRKV; encoded by the exons ATGAGTCTCAGAAAGCAGACGCCCAGTGACTTCTTGAAGCAGATCATTGGGAGGCCGGTGGTGGTCAAGCTGAACTCCGGTGTCGATTACCGAG GTGTCCTGGCCTGCCTGGATGGTTACATGAACATCGCCATAGAGCAGACGGAGGAGTATGTCAACGGGCAGCTCAAGAACAAATATGGGGACGCCTTTCTAAGAGGAAACAATG TTCTTTACATCAGCACACAGAAGAGGaaagtttag